The Cannabis sativa cultivar Pink pepper isolate KNU-18-1 chromosome 8, ASM2916894v1, whole genome shotgun sequence genomic interval CGTCAAGGTGATCCTCTATCACCGTATCTATTTATCCTCCGTGCTGAGGGATTCTCAAGTCTGTTGCGTAGCTATGAACAAAGTGGTTTAATAACGGGCTGCAAAATTGCTAGAGGAGCACCAGTTATTTCACACATGCTTTTTGAAGATGATAGTTACATCTACTGTAAAGCTACAAAGGAAGAAGCACATAATGTGAAAGAATTATTGTACACTTATGAGATGGCTTTggggaaaaagattaatttcAACAAGTCGTCTGTTTTCTACAGCAACAACACTAGCACTTATCATCGAGATACAATCTGCCAAATGCTTGATATATATGAGGCGAATGAGAATGACACTTATTTGGGGCTCCCTTATTCGGTTGGTAGGAACAAGAACGATATTCTTGGTTTTTCTGAAAGACAAAATAAGAAAGAGAATTCAGGGCTGGGAAGGACAAATTTTATCTCAAGCAAGAAAAGAAGTGTTGCTGAAAGCGGTTGCGCAATCAATTCCCAGCTATGCTATGAGTGTTTTTTTGTTTTGGATACTTGCAAGGAATTGGAGCGTCTTATGGCAAAATTTTGGTGGAAAACTGATTCTATTCGGAAAACAGGTGTTAGTTGGATGAGTTGGGACCGGTTGAGCCGTCATAAACATGTTGGAGGCCTTGGCTTCCAAAGTTTGCGGGATTTTAACTTGGCTCTTCTTGGAAAGCAATGTTGGCGTTTGCTAGTCAATGATCGCTCCTTGGTGAGTAAAGTTTTCAAAGCAAGATATTATGCTCATGGTTCTTTCTTTTCGGCTGAGTTGGGAGATAACCCAAGCTTCATATGGAGGAGTATTTTTGACGCTAATGGGCTGTTACAAGCAGGTGTCACTCGAACCATTGGTATGGGTGATCAAATCTCAATATTAAGGGATCCTTGGCTTCCTCACCGCACCAATAATTTTGTCTCTTCAAATCATCCTGCTCTTCAAAACCAGTATGTTAGCAGCCCTTTTAAGATGGACGAGCGTGCTTGGGACGAGAAGATTATTAGAGATCTCTTTCACGTTCGAGATTAGGAGCTGATTCTATCTCTTCAACTAAGTGCAACTGCTACAAATGACTGCTGGAGTTGGAAATATGAAAGCCTCGAACACTCGGTCAAGAGTGCTTGTAAATATTTACATGAAATAAAAGGGGCCTGGCCTAATGATGGTGGCTTGAATTTTTGGAAGGAGTTGTGGCATCTGAAGGTTCCACCAAAAGTCAGTAATTTTCTATGGAGGGCAGCTTCGGGTTCGCTTCCTACTTGTTTTCAGCTGAAGAAGAGGCATGTTCCTGTTAATTATATATGTCCTTTGTGTAACGCTTCAGATGAAACGATCTACCATGCTTTGGTGGGGTGTGATTTTGCTCGTGCGTGCTGGCATAGAACTATGGTGGACGTGGGCAGCACTTTGAACGACACTTTCTGCAATTGGCTGCTGGTTTTGTTCAGCTGTGGTAGGCAGGAAGAGATGGAGGAAGCCGCAGTTGTTAGCTGGTCAATTTGGCGTGCCCGTAACAACTTTGTTTGGCAACAAAGGAGCCGTACTGCTGCAAATGTGGTTGCTTCAGCAAGAACTTTGCTTGATCAATACAAATCCGCTCAAAAAAGAAAGGGTCTTTCTTTGTCTCCGTTGATTGATGGGGACCGTGTGCTTGAGCGTTGGACTGCACCTGCTATAAATAAGATCAAAGTTAATGTTGATGGCGCTTTGTTTGAGTGAGAAGGCCGGTTTAGTTTTGGTTGTGTGGCTCGAGATTCCAGCAGTAATTTGGTAGAAGCTTACACGATGGAAAATATGGAGCGGGTGCAACCTGAAATAGCTGAAATTTTTAGCATCAAAGAAGCTTTAAGCTGGATTGACCGTCATTTGTGGGGACAAGTGATTATGGAAACTGATAGCTTAGTTTGTGTTCAAGTCGTGCAAAGCCAAATTACTTTGTCATCCTCTTTTGGTCTTTTTAGTTCATGATGTTCGTACTCTTCTCTTATCCTTTAATAATGTTGAGTTGTGTTTCGTCAAACGATCTACAAACAAGCTGGCTCATGTTTTAGCCAGGGATTTTTGTTTCTTTCCCGAAAGCACTTGATTCTTTATTTtggatgaaaatttaaaaaaataatgttgaGTTGTATATTGAAATTAATGTTCTATTGTtattatgaaaatgaaatcaaaataagtattgaaattaacataaaattaacataaGCTGGCTCCAAGTCAATTTGTTTATTTCCCGAAAGCACTTGATTCTTTATTTTGGATGGAGACGAATAAAATGCTTAGGATACTTCTTCAATATTGTGATTGGAAGCACCCCAGGTTGATAATATGTAAACCTGAGTGCTGGGTGCACTAGGTGCTCAAAATTGAAAGTGTCTGATTCTGATTCTAATACCTCAAATATGTTCGTGAAAAGTCTTATTCATGTCAAAGTAGAAAGTTTGAGGCATTTGCACTGTGAAGAACCTAAAAACTGAAACCCTAGTTAGGAAGTTAACTTGGGCACTGGTGAAAACCCTATGCGACTAGGTTACTTTCGGGTGTTGTTTCATCTCTTTTCAACTTAGCGAGATCCACTACCCATTCTAGAGTTCCCAGAATCAACCTGAGCGCAGGGCTAGGGAACCCTCCCAGGTCGACTACTATGACTCACGACTACTCAATTTCGGGAATTTTATTTCTTGCCACGTGTCAAATATTGATGTCCATGTCACCAGAGTTAGTTGTCGGGTAAACAGAACTCAATTGGGTCCCATTCATTAGATGCacatttttacattatttttaacATTACATTTAAGTCATTAGATCTAATTGTATCTACGGGTCCAAATTAAATTagtggaaaataaaataaaataaaaaccacAAAAAGAGAAAAATCCTAATTGTGACTTCCCTCCATTGATCCCTTGCGTCGAATTGTCGTTACAACTATGGAACTTTTATCTCATTTCCATCGAACTATCATTGCTTCTGCCATCGTTAAAactctcgtcactactaccgtCGTGGAACCCTTTTAGTCACTGTCACCGTCTCTGTCAAAACCCTAGTGGTCGTCACTGTCATACAACCTCCCTTCAAGTTTGATCTTTGCAAATAATGAAACAAAACCAATCTTCTTCATGTGCAAATAACTGGAATATTGAAGATGATTTCCAGATTGACTTCAGGTTGTGTAAGAATAGAGTGACCAAAAAATGTTCTCACTTTggttcttacttttttttttcttttttctgatGTATCAAAATTTAGTTCTCGAGTTTGATTCGTATTGTATAATTGAGCATTAGGttgttctttattaattttggtttTCTTTAGTGTTGTGTTATAGTTCTTAATTAATGTTCGAGCAGGATGTGGTGATAATCTTATAGATTggcttgtaattttttattaacgTTTGAGCAGGATATGTTGTAGTTCTTGACCAATATACATTTTAATTACTGGTAAGGAGACATATCTTGTAGAATGCATAAGCTGAAAATTAATGAATAGTCTTAAGTTTGAATGTATCCAGTAGGATCTTCTAGTACCAAATGAAATTAATAAACATGCTTAGTCTTAAGTTTGAATATATCTACTAGGATCGATGTGTGTGACTCTAGTACTAAAAAGTTCACATGTACAACATGACTTTTGCTTAAAAAAATCAGATCcaacaaaaagaaataaataaataaaggaatTTTGAAATGGAATTGCTTAATACAATCAAGCATCATCAACAAAGCTATATTTCCAATCAAATATTTTTACATTCTACTAACATGACAAACGATGTTACAACCACCAAAAATTTGACAATCTGATCAAGTCAATTTAGCACAACTGCCAGGCCTTTTTGACGACTCAATGAAAGAAACCCAAGAGATATATAAACAAACATATCTACAACAGCCCACATCTTCACTCAGCTTCTGTTAGGTCTATTAGGTGAAATTTGTTGATCAACAGTTGACAGCATCTTAGGCACCAACTTGTCTCTGGAAACTACAGTTTCTGCATTTGAGAAAAAGAGAAGGTAGAATCTCTGTGAACGTTGTATTAATTAAGGGTAAACCAAGATTTTGTTCACTTTTGAGGCCAATTTTGGGTTTCATTTCTTAGTTGATTGTTGACAGCAGTAGCGATTAGGGTCCGACAGGCAGTAGCAATGGGTGTTTGACGATGGCAGAAGCAACAGCTGAGACTGGTGGTAACGGCAGAGAACAGTGAAGAGAAGTCGCGAGTTGGGATTAAtatcttctaattttttttttttaacttttcctTAATTTAATTTGGACCCTTAGATAGCTTTATGTAGACTAGATTACATCAATCATTCAATTGTAACTGACTTTTTGGTAGTGTTACCTCAAAAGTGATCCAATTCAACTAGATGTCAAAACCCTCTAATTATAATTAGATATGCAATTTTTACTAATTGTATTTCACAGATTGGTTTAGATTATATTTTAAGCACCTCTGGTAGAGATCATTgctccttttcttttctttttctttgataaACGAGGGGACTTGAATCCCTGCCTATCCCCTAGTACCACTTCACTTTGCACCTTCGAATGACATCCAACAAAGTTTGGAATGAAAAGGGAAAAATGCCAATCTAAAACGAAATGGTCCAAAATGGGAACTCAAATGAAGCATATAACAATGAagggtttatatatatatatatatatatatatatatagcataaATATCCCCCTAAATTTTACTCTGTTTGgcaattaaatttgaaaaatcttttTTTGACAAGTACTTGAGTTTTAATAACTTTAGCAATTAAGTATTTTCATTACATGGTTGTTGCAAGTGCTATACATCTATATACAAGATCAGCAAACAACAAAAGTAAACCAGAGATGAAACATTACAAAAAGGCAGGCTTGAAACCTCTGCATTGGAAACTACTAGTGTTGTAGTGGGTTTTGCGCAAGCAAAAATCAAGTATGATTAGCTAAAGTATAGCAATGGGCATATATgcaaacaaaaacataaacaaaaaaaagtgGACAGCAGGGAACACTTAACTTTTAATCCTGAGTTTTCGATTGTAATGTTGCCATATTTTTCCTTCTTCAACAATCAACCTCTTCTGCAGTCTCTTCTGTTGATCAGAAAGGTCCTTGTACAAATTGCTTAGATGCTTGGCTAACCTGTATTCAACACTTCCTGAATAGACAACCTTCAACTCATCTCTACTTCCATTGTTCCCTTTCCTTttctgtaaaattcatgcaaaagCTCTGCTTCAATAAATACTGATGAAAATTCTTCTACACGACGGGGACGGGGAAGACGAGAATGATCAGCAAAACAAAATTACCTATTATTCATATAGAAAGAAAACTAATACAAGTACCTGGAAAATCCACAAGTATCACAAAAGCAAAAATATGATATagcaagagaaaataaatataacaacAAATATTCCACGCTAAGACAACAAAATttctttaaaacaaaaaaaaaaaaggaaaaaataacaCTTGGAGCTAGCTCAAGTAGTGGGCTATGTGAGTGTGTAGGAGGGAATGGTAGAGGTGTATGTGAAGCAACCATTGACCTTTGCATCAGTTAGATATTAAAAATGTTTTTCTTAAAGAGATGTATATAGAGGAACCTCCTGTATCTCAGAGAGAGTCAAGGCAAATCCGTCAtcaaaaaattttatataaattaaaacggTTAGAATTtgacttaaattatttatttatctacaTTTATAAAGACACAATTTTTTTaagataaatattaattgtgtgaaaaaaaaaaaagtcttttgGTTCCCAAATTGTCTTGGtacctaaaattatttttcctatAAATATGCGTTGTGTGTGGGTGAGGTGTGTGCGAGAAGTAAAGTAAGTTGTGAAAAAACAAGTGAGTGAAAAAGTGAGTAAGAAGCAAAGGGTGTATTGGAATTTGAGTGGAGAGATTGAAACAGagagtatatataattttaaagtgATAAGTGAAATATATACACTTTGTGGGTTTAGAAGTTTTACCAAATCGAGTAAATTGCTTGGTTTCGTTTGTTTATTATATATCACTGCGTATAacgtttttattttttctaacaaGTACTATCAGAGCCAAAATTCAAATCTACATTGAAAATGTCAAAGATGATGTCTTCTACAAAATTTGAAATCGAGCTTTTTGATGGGAAGAACAATTTCAATTTATGGCAGAGCACAGTGAAAAGTGTGTTGTTACAACAAGGGCTCCTAAAGGCACTGCAAGGAAAGAAGCTTGAAAGTATGATTGGTGAAGTTTATGAGGAGCTGCAGGCAAAAACGGTAAGCACTATTCGCTAAAATTCGGCACCTAAATTAAACTATAGTGTATTGAATGAAACATGTCTGTCTAAGTTattgaaaaagttagaaaaattttaTAAGTCAAAATCTCTAACAGATAGATTATATTTgaagaaataattatataagttgAAAATGATTACAAGGGATGATGCTAGGGATCATATACATAAATTTAATAAGTGCATAACTCAATTATTAAGTGTAGATGTTAAAATTGATGAAGAAGATAAAGTTATTATTTTGTTGGCTTCTTTACCAAAATCATATGAGACACTAGTGAATATATTTTTGGTTGGAAAGCTACGTTAACAGTAGATGAGATGTCAACTACTCTTTTGGAGATAGGTAGTATCAAGCAACCATGTAGTATGTCTCATACTGATCAAGCACTTGTGACGAGGTCAAAATCAAGTCGTGATATGAGTACATCACGAGGAAGATATGATGACAGAAGAAACAATCGCGCCCATTCACGCTCTTGGTGGGACGTGGAGTACTACTATTGTCACAAAAGAGGACATGTTAGGCAAAATTGGGTAGAGTTGATCAAGCATCTTAAAGCAATGAGGAATCAAGAATGTAAATACACATCAGATTCCACCAATATTGCTGGTGAAGGTTATGAATGTAACTCTAATGTTCTCTCTGTCATGATTGATGAAAAATTTTCTAACTTGGATTTTGAATTCTAGTTGTTCATTACACATGTACCCGTATAAGGAGTGTTTTGATACTTATAAGGCATATGATGGTCGTACTGTTTTGATAGACAATGAATCTGGCTCTAAGATTGTTGGAATAAGAACTGTTAAGGAGAAGATGTTTGATGGTATTGTGAGAACACTGATTGATGTGAGACATGTTCCAACATTAAGGAGGGGCTTAATCTCTTTGAGTTTTAAATACTCGTGGTTATGACTATTTTGCAAAAGATGGTGAAATAACTATCAAGAAATGTGGCTTGGTACTTGTGAAAGGTATGAATGAGCGAAATTTGAATGAATTTGTCGGAAAGACAGTTTTAGGTAGAACTGTGAAGGTGGAGTCAAGTCACAAAAGGCATTATGTTGGTGTGAAGGAATGCGACAAGGTGGAGAAGACTCCAATTTCAATTAAAGGTTGTTTGAAGAAAAAATTCATCAATGAGAGATTGAAGAATGTGAAAACAAGTGTTCAAGTGAAGTTTAATGAGAGTATGAACTCGATGCATATATACTCTTATGTAGTGATGGAAATTTGACCCGCGAAGACGGGTAGAAGACTCCAATTTCAGCTAAAGGTTGTTTGAAGAAAGAATACATCAATGAGAGATTGAAGAATGTGAAAACAAGTGCTCAAGTGAAGTTTAATGAGAGTATGAACTCGATGCATATATACTTTTATGTAGTGATGGAAATTTGACCTGCGGGGATGGGTACCCACCCCGAATGGGATAGGGATTACTCGCCTTAATGGATAATGGGGCGGGGTGTGATGAAATTTTATATACCCGAAGCGAGTTCGAGGCAGGGTTAGGGGTGATACTACCCCACCCCGTATTCGACCCAgatatataattttcaaattttccatataattttctaattattacgtattaaaattattaactatACACTTACAAAATTGTCTATTAATCTTCTCTAATTTACTATGTACTAAAAGCTTTTTAATAGGTAGagtgtttgtttattttaaagtcaatatcttattttttatttttcattttgaattatattacattattttcttcttattattattattattgttttaattgtaATGGGTACCATATGGGTCCCCATACCCAAAGAGAATTTCCTTACCCCAAACTTATGGATGGTTCTGAGTTGTGAGTTTAGAGAATTTGAGTCAAGGTGGAGATTGTTGAAGTTTgactcgatttttttttatttatttatctatatttgtaaaggtataatttttttttaggtgATTATTAATTGTGTGAAAATAAAAGTCTTGGTGACCAATTTTTGAAGAGTCTTCTAGATGAAGCTTTAGAATGTCTTGGTCCCCAAGCTGTCTTGGTGCTCAAGTTTATTTTTCCTATAAATATGTGGTTAGTGTGTATGTGAGGTGTGTGTGAGAAAAAGAGAAGTGAGTGTGAAAAAGTGAGTAGAAGCAAAGGGTGTATTGAGATTTGGGTGGAGAAATTAAGATAGAGAGTATATGTAATTTTGAAGTGATAAGTGAAATATATCTATCTTTGTAGATTTGGTAGTTTTACTAGACTGATTAAATTGTTTTgcattgttttttattattttgctgTGCTTGAAATTTTCATATTTCCCATCATAAACAAAGTTCTCATGCTTAATTTGGAAAATTTAGTCGGGCTATTGAGAAATTCAGtatgttgaaaagtaagtcaAATCATTCTATATTCTATAAGAGATCAATTGCTCGTATCATTTTATTAGTTGTGTATGTGGATGACACTGACATTTTTGGAAATGATTCTAGAGGAATCTCATCTCTTAAATCCTTCCTTCATACCTAATTTCACACGAAAGATTTGGGAGTACCGAAGTATTTCTTAAGAGTAAGAATCACTTGGAGTAAAcaatgtatttttgtatttgAAAGAAAGTACATACTTGATTTGTTAACTAAGATAGGAAAAATGAATTATCTAACTGTGACTCGTCCAGACATTGCGTTCTCACTTACTTTTATCAGTCAGTTTGTCATctccaacaattcatcattAAGCAGCATTAAAGCAAATTTTGTGTTACTTTAAAAGAGCACCAGGACGAGATATCGTGTACACATTTCATGGGTACACATTGTTCTTTTTAGAAGGGAACCTCGCTGACAACTGTTCAACCACCCCAACTAGAGAACTGGTTGAGAACGATCCTCTACTTTTCACAAAGAAGATCTAGTCGTTAATCACATGGTCATGATTCATCAACCAAGTCATGGGCACACTCATAAAAAGTGTTTCTCAAATGCAAATTCGACAGGTTCTAAGATCGATAGAAGATCCACTTCAacttattgtatttttattagaGGGAATTTGTTCTTTTGAAAAAGTAAAAAGCAAAATGTTGTGTTAGAATCCATTCACTctcaagagaaaaaaaaaaaagaaaacataatATTGTAGCAATTTAGTCAATATTAACTGCAAGAGACTAACATAAACACTAATTTAGTAACATTATGTATCCCTACAGTTGGTATATATATAGGTCCTATTTGGCTTAGATTCCTTAAACTCTTTTTTAGCTTTTAGAtgataagcaaaaaaaaaagagttaaatCATTTTAGAATGTATCCTTACTGTTGGTATATATAGGTCCTGCTTGGCTTAACTTCTTTAAACTCTTTTTTAGCTTTTAGAATGATAAGCTTAAGACTTCTCTTAtttatcacaaaatgattaaatGAAACACTTAATCTATTATGTAAATATGTACATAGGTTAAGTTGTCTTAGTATCTTAATTTTATTGGTTTATTTGTAATCCTAGGTGGCCCAAGTCTTTTTAAAACCAATGCTTATAAATAGAGAAGGAACAACCTCATTTAGATTAGCTTAGAATTAAAGAAGAGTAGACTCTTTGGGGAGAGACCAATCATCTCGAAAGATTGAGAATTCAGAGAGACAAGCATCTTCAAAGCTCGATATTGTAACTTTGTCATtgtcttttttaaaataaagatCACTTGAGGAATTCATTACAAgagtttattttgaaaaatagctGATGGAATATTTATACTCTAAGATTATTCTATCAAATAGGTGCGGTGTGCAGCGAACATGGTGCCTAAGTGTTAGAGATGTATATTAATTGTATAAATTAACTGTAAAATTAGTGAAGAATTGGGCTAATCAATTTCTTCTATTCTTTAATTTCCTAATATAGCTTCTCTAATTTCTCATTATTCGGTTCACCATTGTTTACATGGTATCAAAGCTCCTCTAGATTAAGAATTTGaaactcaaaattttatttaaaaaaaaaaaatatagggttTGTGATTTTAGAATTTCTTTTCCGAAAACCCTATTTGGAGTGTATATGTTCTCACCGCCTACATTGGAGAACTGCCCAGTCGCCGATCGTCAAAACCAGAAGTCCAGCCACTAAAAACAACGTGCGTGAGGCTCACATGTCGCCCTTATCTGCAGAGATCTTCCCCGCGTGTGGGGGCGCGTGGGACCTTGAATTGAATCCAACACTGAATACTCTTTGCTCCTTTTTCAGCTCATCTCTGTCCTCCTTGCATCTATCTTCGGTGGTTCTTCTCATTTTGTGGTTTGA includes:
- the LOC133030559 gene encoding uncharacterized protein LOC133030559, giving the protein MVDVGSTLNDTFCNWLLVLFSCGRQEEMEEAAVVSWSIWRARNNFVWQQRSRTAANVVASARTLLDQYKSAQKRKGLSLSPLIDGDRVLERWTAPAINKIKVNVDGALFE